A window of Thiocapsa bogorovii genomic DNA:
GCTTGGGCAGATACCAACGAATCAGGATCAAGGCGACCTGGGTCAAGGTCGCCGGCACGACACCCGTGAGGAGCGCATTGATCGCAAATCCGTCCCACCCCGTTCCCGCGTTCAGGACCACCCCCAGCAGCGCCAACGCCGCCCCGATCACCGCCAAGGACCATCCGAACATCAGGGTCATGGCCGTCACCCCGAGTAGATGAAACGACAACCCGGACTGTACCTGAACGTCCATATGCCAGAGCACCAACAGCGCAACGACCGACCCGAGAAAGACGTTCAGCTGCTCCATGTCGCGAAACTTCCGCCAAGGCGTCAATCTCAGGGCGAGCAGGAGGATCAATGCAAAGAGAACGTTGACGGCCCAAAGCAGGGCTGGAGAGAACAGCGTACCGTCGATCGTCATGTCGAGCCT
This region includes:
- a CDS encoding energy-coupling factor ABC transporter permease: MTIDGTLFSPALLWAVNVLFALILLLALRLTPWRKFRDMEQLNVFLGSVVALLVLWHMDVQVQSGLSFHLLGVTAMTLMFGWSLAVIGAALALLGVVLNAGTGWDGFAINALLTGVVPATLTQVALILIRWYLPKQFFVYVLVNGFLTAGLVGVLTGYLAAWLLVFSGAYSFADLSETVLPFFPLMFMPEAFLNGWILAVLVAFKPQWVYSFSDEQYLKGK